A single window of Cyanobium sp. AMD-g DNA harbors:
- a CDS encoding thioredoxin domain-containing protein, with amino-acid sequence MAPSGSSLPSSLGRTERMVLAAVAAVLVVLMVWLRGGLHPEAPLERLARQSPELTVALADGRPTVVEFYADWCEACRSMAPAMERIERQQRGRMDVVLLNVDNPRWQPEVDRYDVNGIPQLEFFDAAGGAVGRSIGARSGAELEALSSALVDNTPLPRLAGVGAVSALPDSDTATNVAAESAAPQAGPRSHG; translated from the coding sequence ATGGCCCCGTCGGGCAGTTCCCTCCCCTCCAGCCTCGGCCGCACCGAGCGCATGGTGCTGGCGGCCGTGGCGGCCGTGCTGGTGGTGCTGATGGTGTGGCTGCGGGGCGGATTGCATCCGGAAGCCCCCCTGGAGCGGCTGGCCCGCCAGTCGCCCGAGCTCACGGTGGCCCTGGCCGATGGCAGGCCCACGGTGGTGGAGTTCTACGCCGACTGGTGCGAGGCCTGCCGTTCGATGGCGCCGGCGATGGAGCGGATCGAGCGCCAGCAGCGCGGCCGGATGGATGTGGTGTTGCTCAATGTCGACAACCCCCGCTGGCAGCCGGAAGTGGATCGCTACGACGTCAACGGCATCCCCCAGCTGGAGTTCTTCGATGCCGCCGGCGGCGCCGTGGGCCGCTCGATCGGCGCCCGCAGCGGCGCCGAACTGGAGGCCCTCAGCAGCGCCCTGGTCGACAACACGCCCCTGCCCCGGCTGGCGGGCGTGGGGGCCGTGAGTGCCTTGCCCGACAGCGACACCGCAACCAACGTCGCAGCCGAGAGCGCTGCACCCCAGGCCGGCCCCCGCAGCCACGGCTGA
- the thyX gene encoding FAD-dependent thymidylate synthase, whose amino-acid sequence MDPRFRVELIAATPNPQQCVYAGMHQDYSEGFVAADRAGWPEETKAGEICVKRLLAGERGHYGPLEHAQIVLNVGWFPHSVMQQARTHRVGVSFDVQSMRYTGDRIRRAANGELELEEVFYLRPVGPYSDRQGKKYLYDEAQRAIDLKLCRTAAERYRDLLDAGFAEEHARGILPFDYRQHFVVSFTLRAFLHFLDLRAKLDAQQEIRELCDLMWPHLQQWVPEFADWYEKSRLHRARLAP is encoded by the coding sequence ATGGATCCCCGCTTCCGGGTCGAGCTGATCGCCGCCACGCCGAACCCGCAGCAGTGCGTCTACGCCGGGATGCACCAGGACTACAGCGAGGGGTTCGTGGCCGCCGACCGGGCCGGGTGGCCTGAGGAGACCAAGGCCGGGGAGATCTGCGTCAAGCGGCTGCTGGCCGGCGAACGCGGCCACTACGGCCCCCTGGAGCACGCCCAGATCGTGCTCAACGTGGGCTGGTTCCCCCACTCGGTGATGCAGCAGGCCCGCACCCACCGGGTGGGGGTGAGTTTCGATGTGCAGTCGATGCGCTACACGGGCGACCGCATCCGTCGGGCCGCCAACGGCGAACTGGAGCTCGAGGAGGTGTTCTATCTTCGGCCGGTGGGGCCCTACAGCGACCGCCAGGGCAAGAAATACCTCTACGACGAAGCCCAGCGGGCCATCGACCTGAAGCTCTGCCGCACGGCGGCCGAGCGCTACCGCGACCTGCTCGATGCGGGCTTCGCCGAGGAGCATGCCCGCGGCATCCTGCCGTTCGATTACCGCCAGCACTTCGTGGTGAGCTTCACCCTGCGGGCGTTCCTGCACTTCCTCGACCTGCGGGCCAAGCTCGATGCCCAGCAGGAGATCCGTGAGCTCTGCGACCTGATGTGGCCCCACCTGCAGCAGTGGGTGCCGGAATTCGCCGACTGGTATGAGAAAAGCCGACTGCACCGGGCGCGGCTGGCGCCCTAG
- a CDS encoding lytic transglycosylase domain-containing protein has product MARLPLLLSLSCLGTALALVGGRALLARQPALTPATATDRLEWLQHWDADPWRRREASLLLAARSKDPQEQRQWLRGQGWGPDPLAALVLKQDALAAAALGRPETSLALWRQLQRRFPGDPASADALYALGADKPGKRGQLLQRFPAHPAALAAALAAGPEVADRRRGALHLARWGARWPGAEARLRQVCREDGPDLSAQQRGQLAEGLAELGDAEGALRCLGSTLNGLGTSGRLSLGRALLAGNEEQQGQAERLLLDLVRSAPTAPEAEAAVRLLAQQGSPAAAASLARLPPRWRDSAPVLARRILEAKPTAAATDAAALALLRRWPLDPASRTLQWDLVRERLLAGRWRAALALLEAIPTNQLPPPLAARQSFWIGFIQQQLGDGAAARATWEALLRRHPGGYYGWRAAVRLGQGDLQLDAGPHTPAGRTDWRPLASGDATLDRLWRLDQRTEAWETWRHRRGRRAPDGSRELLLEGRLRQGVGDDWTAFGLLEQANLKLDGNQCALERELERSLHPLRFEAAFRAAATQAGLAMELLLGVAKQESRFTPAVRSPVGATGLMQLMPATAAELAGGPVPETELEDPAGNASLGSRYLAQMLRQWNGDPLLAVASYNAGPGAVAGWVGPKLRSAPELWVEAIPYPETRLYVKKVLGNVWSYQQGREPGC; this is encoded by the coding sequence TTGGCCCGACTCCCGCTGCTGCTGTCCCTTTCGTGCCTGGGCACCGCCCTGGCCCTGGTGGGGGGCCGGGCACTGCTGGCGCGCCAGCCGGCGCTGACGCCGGCCACCGCCACCGACCGGCTGGAGTGGCTGCAGCACTGGGATGCCGATCCCTGGCGGCGCCGGGAGGCCAGCCTGCTGCTGGCGGCCCGCAGCAAGGATCCCCAGGAGCAGCGCCAGTGGCTGCGGGGTCAGGGCTGGGGTCCCGATCCCCTGGCCGCCCTGGTGCTGAAGCAGGACGCCCTGGCCGCCGCGGCCCTCGGACGCCCGGAGACGTCCCTGGCCCTCTGGCGCCAGCTGCAGCGGCGCTTCCCCGGCGATCCGGCCAGCGCCGATGCCCTCTACGCCCTCGGCGCCGACAAGCCGGGCAAGCGCGGGCAGTTGCTGCAACGCTTCCCGGCCCACCCCGCCGCCCTGGCCGCTGCCCTCGCCGCGGGCCCGGAGGTGGCCGACCGCCGGCGCGGCGCCCTGCACCTGGCCCGCTGGGGCGCCCGCTGGCCCGGCGCCGAGGCCCGCCTGCGGCAGGTCTGCCGGGAGGACGGGCCGGACCTGAGCGCCCAGCAGCGGGGGCAGCTGGCGGAGGGCCTGGCCGAGCTGGGCGATGCCGAGGGGGCCCTGCGATGCCTGGGCTCCACGCTCAACGGCCTGGGGACCAGCGGTCGGCTGAGCCTGGGCCGGGCCCTGCTGGCGGGGAACGAGGAGCAGCAGGGCCAGGCGGAGCGGTTGCTGCTGGATCTGGTGCGCAGCGCCCCCACCGCGCCGGAGGCCGAGGCGGCCGTGCGCCTGCTGGCCCAGCAGGGCAGCCCCGCCGCCGCCGCCTCCCTGGCCCGGCTGCCGCCCCGCTGGCGCGACAGTGCCCCGGTGCTGGCCCGGCGGATCCTGGAGGCCAAACCCACCGCCGCCGCCACCGACGCCGCCGCCCTGGCCCTGCTGCGTCGCTGGCCCCTCGACCCCGCCAGCCGCACGCTGCAGTGGGATCTCGTGCGGGAGCGGCTGCTGGCCGGCCGCTGGCGGGCGGCCCTGGCCCTGCTGGAGGCCATCCCGACGAACCAACTGCCGCCGCCCCTGGCCGCCCGCCAGAGCTTCTGGATCGGCTTCATTCAGCAACAGCTCGGGGACGGGGCCGCCGCCAGGGCCACCTGGGAGGCCCTGCTGCGGCGCCATCCCGGCGGCTATTACGGCTGGCGCGCCGCCGTGCGCCTGGGCCAGGGGGATCTGCAGCTGGATGCCGGCCCCCACACGCCAGCTGGGCGAACCGACTGGCGGCCCCTGGCCAGCGGCGACGCGACCCTCGATCGGCTCTGGCGTCTGGACCAGCGCACCGAGGCCTGGGAGACCTGGCGCCACCGCCGCGGGCGCCGCGCCCCCGATGGCAGCCGGGAACTGCTGCTGGAGGGGCGGCTGCGCCAGGGCGTCGGCGACGACTGGACCGCCTTCGGGCTGCTGGAACAGGCCAACCTGAAGCTAGACGGCAACCAGTGCGCCCTGGAGCGGGAACTGGAGCGCAGCCTGCATCCGTTGCGTTTTGAGGCGGCCTTCCGGGCGGCCGCGACCCAGGCCGGACTGGCGATGGAGCTGCTGCTGGGCGTGGCCAAGCAGGAGTCGCGCTTCACGCCGGCGGTGCGCTCACCGGTGGGGGCCACGGGTCTGATGCAGCTGATGCCGGCCACCGCCGCCGAACTGGCCGGCGGGCCGGTGCCGGAGACGGAGCTCGAGGACCCGGCCGGCAACGCCAGCCTCGGCTCCCGCTACCTGGCGCAGATGCTGCGCCAGTGGAACGGCGACCCGCTGCTGGCGGTGGCCAGCTACAACGCCGGGCCCGGCGCCGTCGCCGGCTGGGTGGGGCCGAAGCTGCGCAGCGCTCCGGAGCTGTGGGTGGAGGCGATCCCCTACCCCGAAACACGCCTGTACGTGAAGAAGGTGCTGGGCAACGTCTGGAGCTACCAGCAGGGCCGTGAACCGGGCTGCTGA
- a CDS encoding mechanosensitive ion channel family protein encodes MARRQPPWRRTALALLLALTIGLAALQPHPLAAATAAAEPPAPVDPSNAGSFRLGTVRILGVPIITVASPAVGSGGDTGPEAAERARVIEGNLSQLYEPRNPCTAGERLGEALLDHLSVEGTQAACDPNHLGLQGPPEELRVVLLGEPGGVRRLAALLPGRASPFPLLTVTEQDALFNGLPADRLAERWRGLLERRLRSARRVFGEEQINQRLQTSLISLAGLTLLMAVVVGLWHLSHRLLPRLQQRCEERSGRLDPLLLRLTQLCSRLLAVLVVLLGVAMGAVLLLVWPGQIPAAIDVLLQPLVVLMKALVLLALAAVLRGLVGLLLAQWASHPAVRSDHRARRRQRYLSLLRVLRRLVNLACVLLFAIWTVLGIPVLRDLSSNAVLASGAVLGALALVFQGLLRDFVAGLVLLLDDRYAIGDWVEITGRSGEVVDVGVLSTELRGTDQRVVVVPNSQCEQVVNHTKLRSGAEVSLLLPRTLTDLPGAIGRIREELAAFGADPRWAAVLLEPPRLLGIEAMTETDLQVKALLITQAGQHGEARRALLGQLVERLQGWPERPHQPYPHNRPHHSDDPSGSGF; translated from the coding sequence ATGGCCAGACGACAGCCGCCCTGGCGGCGAACGGCCCTGGCCCTGCTCCTGGCCCTGACCATCGGCCTGGCGGCGCTCCAGCCCCACCCCCTGGCTGCGGCGACAGCCGCCGCGGAGCCCCCCGCCCCGGTCGACCCCAGCAACGCCGGCAGCTTCCGCCTCGGCACGGTGCGGATTCTGGGGGTGCCGATCATCACCGTGGCCTCGCCGGCCGTGGGCTCCGGCGGCGACACCGGGCCGGAGGCCGCCGAGCGGGCCCGGGTGATCGAAGGCAACCTGAGCCAGCTGTACGAACCCCGCAATCCCTGCACGGCCGGGGAACGGCTCGGTGAAGCGCTGCTGGATCACCTCAGCGTCGAGGGCACGCAGGCCGCCTGTGACCCCAACCATCTGGGGCTGCAGGGGCCACCGGAGGAGCTGCGGGTGGTGCTGCTGGGGGAGCCCGGTGGCGTGCGGCGGCTGGCGGCGCTGCTGCCCGGCCGCGCCAGCCCCTTCCCCCTGCTCACGGTCACCGAGCAGGACGCGTTGTTCAACGGCCTGCCGGCCGATCGGCTGGCCGAACGCTGGCGCGGCCTGCTGGAGCGCCGCCTGCGCAGCGCCCGTCGGGTGTTCGGCGAGGAGCAGATCAACCAACGCCTGCAGACCTCGCTGATCTCCCTGGCGGGCCTGACCCTGCTGATGGCCGTGGTGGTTGGTCTATGGCACCTGAGCCACCGGCTCCTGCCGCGCCTGCAGCAGCGCTGTGAGGAGCGATCCGGACGCCTGGATCCCCTGCTGCTCCGGCTCACCCAGCTCTGCAGCCGTTTGCTGGCGGTGCTGGTGGTGCTGCTGGGGGTCGCCATGGGCGCCGTGCTGCTGCTGGTCTGGCCCGGCCAGATCCCGGCCGCCATCGATGTGTTGCTGCAGCCGCTGGTGGTGCTGATGAAGGCGCTGGTGCTGCTGGCCCTGGCGGCGGTGCTGCGGGGCCTGGTGGGGCTGCTGCTGGCCCAGTGGGCCAGCCATCCGGCGGTGCGCAGCGATCACCGCGCCCGCCGCCGCCAGCGCTACCTCAGCCTGCTGCGGGTGCTGCGCCGGCTGGTGAACCTGGCCTGCGTGCTGCTGTTCGCGATCTGGACCGTGCTCGGCATCCCCGTGCTGCGGGATCTCTCCAGCAATGCCGTCCTGGCCAGCGGTGCCGTGCTCGGCGCCCTGGCGCTGGTGTTCCAGGGATTGCTGCGGGACTTCGTCGCCGGTCTGGTGCTGCTGCTCGACGACCGCTACGCCATCGGCGACTGGGTGGAGATCACCGGGCGTTCGGGGGAGGTGGTGGACGTGGGGGTGCTGAGCACCGAACTGCGCGGCACCGATCAACGGGTGGTGGTGGTGCCCAACAGCCAATGCGAGCAGGTGGTGAACCACACCAAGCTGCGCTCGGGGGCGGAAGTGAGTCTGCTGCTGCCGCGTACCCTCACCGACCTGCCGGGCGCCATCGGCCGGATCCGCGAGGAGCTGGCCGCCTTCGGCGCCGATCCGCGCTGGGCCGCGGTGCTGCTGGAGCCCCCCCGCCTGCTGGGCATCGAGGCGATGACGGAGACCGACCTCCAGGTGAAGGCGTTGCTGATCACCCAGGCAGGCCAGCACGGGGAAGCGCGGCGGGCCCTGCTGGGGCAGCTGGTGGAGCGGCTGCAGGGCTGGCCCGAACGGCCTCACCAGCCCTACCCGCACAACAGGCCGCACCATTCCGACGACCCGTCAGGATCCGGTTTCTAG
- a CDS encoding dienelactone hydrolase family protein — MPPRAPPMEPHAPRSDRTLRIGRRDLLLGSAAAGFALAVRPVAASTVTTSTQGLTAGWVSVPGADGAIKAYRARPAKGSGFPVVLVVQEIFGIHAYIQDVCKRLAQLGYLAIAPSLFDRQGDVTRLPDIPSILPLVATVPDAQVMADLDATAAWAAASGGGDGSRLGITGFCWGGRITWLYAAHNPKLKAGVAWYGRLVGTANALQPLYPIDVIPKLKAPVLGLYAGEDDGIPMASVERMQAALKAAGSPSRIEVFPGVPHGFHADYRPTYREAAAAAGWTQMRAWFRANGVV; from the coding sequence ATGCCCCCGCGGGCCCCGCCGATGGAACCCCACGCCCCCCGTTCTGACCGCACGCTCCGCATCGGCCGCCGGGACCTGCTCCTGGGAAGCGCCGCCGCCGGCTTTGCCCTGGCGGTGCGGCCGGTGGCGGCGTCCACCGTCACCACCTCCACCCAGGGACTGACGGCCGGCTGGGTGTCGGTGCCGGGGGCGGATGGCGCCATCAAGGCCTACCGGGCCCGCCCCGCCAAAGGCTCGGGCTTCCCGGTGGTGCTGGTGGTGCAGGAGATCTTCGGCATCCATGCCTACATCCAGGACGTCTGCAAGCGCCTGGCCCAGCTGGGCTACCTGGCCATCGCCCCGAGCCTGTTCGATCGCCAGGGCGATGTGACCCGCCTGCCCGACATCCCCTCGATCCTGCCGCTGGTGGCCACGGTGCCCGACGCGCAGGTGATGGCCGACCTGGATGCCACCGCCGCCTGGGCGGCCGCCAGCGGCGGCGGCGACGGCTCGCGGCTGGGCATCACCGGCTTCTGCTGGGGCGGGCGGATCACCTGGCTGTACGCCGCCCACAATCCGAAGCTGAAGGCCGGGGTGGCCTGGTATGGCCGGCTGGTGGGCACGGCCAACGCGCTGCAGCCCCTCTATCCGATTGATGTGATTCCCAAGCTCAAGGCCCCGGTGCTGGGCCTCTATGCCGGCGAGGACGACGGCATCCCGATGGCGTCGGTGGAGCGGATGCAGGCGGCCCTGAAGGCGGCCGGCAGCCCCAGCCGCATCGAGGTGTTCCCGGGCGTCCCCCACGGCTTCCACGCCGACTACCGCCCCACCTACCGCGAGGCCGCCGCGGCCGCGGGGTGGACGCAGATGCGGGCCTGGTTCCGCGCCAACGGCGTGGTCTAG
- the glmM gene encoding phosphoglucosamine mutase produces the protein MGEAASHPAVFPLGAPLADGVARFGTDGIRGRVGTSVTPALALQVGYWTGVVLQADGPVVIGTDSRRSGPMLVAALSSGLMAAGREVWQLGLCPTPAVPGTIRRQGAAGGLMVSASHNPPHDNGLKVFGASGAKLVAARQQAIEAGLQGRTAPPPLAGSGRLMLRPDLLAAYVDSLRASAGGQRLEGCRVVLDLCWGSATACGEELFRSLGADVLVLHGEPDGERINQGCGSTHLEPLKRAVLESGADMGFAFDGDADRMLAVDGRGRVVDGDHTLYLWGSALRREGQLPDDRLVATVMSNLGFERAWQASGGVLERTDVGDQHVHAAMEALGAGLGGEQSGHILSARHGMSGDGLLSALQVATLIHGAGLKLDEWMDGSFQPYPQRLVNVTVPDRQRRQQWQQCEPLRLAVAEAEAAMAGHGRVLVRASGTEPLLRVMVEAAEQSQVDHWTDRLAAAAEKHLNRA, from the coding sequence ATGGGTGAAGCGGCTTCGCATCCGGCGGTCTTTCCCCTCGGGGCGCCCCTGGCCGATGGCGTGGCCCGCTTCGGCACCGACGGCATCCGCGGCCGCGTCGGCACCAGCGTCACCCCCGCCCTGGCCCTGCAGGTGGGCTACTGGACCGGCGTGGTGCTGCAGGCCGATGGGCCGGTGGTGATCGGCACCGACTCGCGCCGCAGCGGGCCGATGCTGGTGGCGGCCCTCAGTTCCGGCCTGATGGCCGCCGGACGTGAGGTGTGGCAGCTGGGGCTGTGCCCCACGCCGGCGGTGCCGGGCACGATCCGGCGCCAGGGGGCCGCCGGCGGGTTGATGGTGTCGGCCAGCCACAACCCGCCCCACGACAACGGCCTCAAGGTGTTCGGCGCCAGTGGCGCCAAGCTCGTGGCCGCCCGCCAGCAGGCGATCGAGGCGGGCCTCCAGGGCCGCACCGCGCCGCCTCCACTGGCGGGCAGCGGCCGCCTGATGCTGCGGCCCGACCTGCTGGCGGCCTATGTCGATTCCCTGCGGGCCAGCGCCGGCGGCCAGCGCCTCGAGGGCTGCCGCGTCGTGCTCGACCTCTGCTGGGGTTCGGCCACCGCCTGCGGTGAGGAGCTGTTCCGCTCCCTGGGGGCGGATGTGCTGGTGCTGCATGGCGAGCCGGATGGTGAGCGCATCAACCAGGGCTGCGGCAGCACCCACCTGGAGCCCCTGAAGCGGGCCGTGCTGGAGAGCGGCGCCGACATGGGCTTCGCCTTCGACGGCGACGCCGACCGGATGCTGGCGGTGGATGGCCGCGGCCGGGTGGTGGACGGCGACCACACCCTCTATCTGTGGGGTTCGGCCCTGCGCCGCGAGGGCCAGCTCCCGGACGACCGCCTGGTGGCGACGGTGATGTCGAACCTGGGCTTCGAGCGGGCCTGGCAGGCCAGCGGCGGGGTGCTGGAGCGCACGGATGTGGGCGACCAGCACGTGCACGCCGCCATGGAGGCCCTGGGGGCCGGCCTGGGCGGTGAGCAGTCGGGCCACATCCTCTCGGCGCGCCATGGCATGAGCGGTGACGGCCTGCTCAGCGCCCTGCAGGTGGCCACCCTGATCCACGGCGCCGGTCTGAAGCTGGACGAATGGATGGACGGCAGCTTCCAGCCCTACCCCCAGCGGCTGGTGAACGTCACCGTGCCCGATCGGCAGCGACGTCAGCAGTGGCAGCAGTGCGAACCCCTGCGACTGGCGGTGGCCGAGGCGGAGGCGGCGATGGCGGGCCACGGCCGGGTGCTGGTGCGGGCCAGCGGCACCGAACCGCTGCTACGGGTCATGGTGGAGGCGGCTGAGCAGAGCCAGGTCGACCACTGGACCGACCGCCTGGCGGCCGCGGCGGAGAAGCACCTCAACCGGGCCTGA
- a CDS encoding NIL domain-containing protein, whose amino-acid sequence MKRRLTLHFPSEAVHQPITYRLAVDFDIAAKILRAQIAPNQSGTMVVELSGDIDELDAAEDWLEGQGLGLNRAPGEIRIDPLLCVDCGICSSVCPSGALHYTPATQRLQFEASRCLVCEQCIPSCPLEAITLVLEP is encoded by the coding sequence GTGAAACGGCGCCTCACTCTCCATTTCCCCTCGGAGGCGGTGCACCAGCCGATCACCTACCGCCTCGCCGTCGACTTCGACATCGCCGCCAAGATCCTGCGGGCCCAGATCGCCCCCAACCAGAGCGGCACCATGGTGGTGGAGCTCTCCGGCGACATCGACGAGCTGGATGCCGCCGAAGACTGGCTGGAGGGCCAGGGGCTGGGGCTCAACCGAGCCCCCGGCGAAATCCGCATCGATCCGCTGCTCTGCGTCGACTGCGGCATCTGCTCCAGCGTCTGCCCCAGCGGCGCCCTCCACTACACGCCGGCCACCCAGCGGCTGCAGTTCGAGGCCTCCCGCTGCCTGGTGTGCGAGCAGTGCATCCCCAGCTGCCCGCTGGAGGCGATCACCCTGGTGCTGGAGCCATGA